The following proteins are encoded in a genomic region of Polyangiaceae bacterium:
- a CDS encoding isoaspartyl peptidase/L-asparaginase, with amino-acid sequence MNDLALTSWASPGPASWSILVHGGAGDVPEAKRPAHAAGCKAAVDRARKLLEAGGNALDAAAEAVVALEDDPCFNAGTGASLNLDGAPELDASIMCGESLRAGAVCALVGFKNPVLVARAALERGEHVLYAAEGARRFALANDFSEIPAEQLVTEAARVKLQAALAAGHAKNWAGGTVGAVVRDSAGHLAAATSTGGTAGKYPGRVGDSPIVGAGSYADDALGGCSATGYGEGILKAVASYRASALASAQGPRVAADALVAELASRWQAPAGLIVIGHDGRLAWSRSTTTMSWAAAWAGAETESGF; translated from the coding sequence ATGAACGACTTGGCGCTGACGAGCTGGGCGAGTCCAGGCCCTGCCAGCTGGAGCATCCTGGTGCATGGCGGCGCGGGCGACGTCCCCGAGGCCAAGCGCCCGGCGCACGCCGCGGGTTGTAAAGCTGCGGTCGACCGCGCGCGCAAGCTCCTCGAGGCGGGAGGCAACGCGCTCGATGCAGCCGCCGAGGCGGTCGTGGCGCTGGAAGATGACCCTTGTTTCAACGCCGGAACAGGAGCCTCGCTCAATCTGGATGGCGCACCAGAACTCGACGCCTCGATCATGTGTGGCGAGTCGCTGCGCGCCGGAGCCGTGTGCGCCCTGGTTGGCTTCAAGAACCCCGTCCTGGTCGCGCGGGCGGCGCTCGAGCGCGGCGAGCACGTGTTGTATGCGGCGGAGGGCGCTCGGCGCTTTGCGCTGGCGAACGATTTCAGTGAGATCCCAGCGGAGCAGCTGGTCACGGAGGCCGCCCGGGTCAAGCTCCAGGCGGCCCTCGCCGCTGGCCACGCCAAGAACTGGGCGGGAGGCACCGTAGGTGCGGTGGTGCGCGATAGCGCGGGACACCTCGCAGCTGCCACCAGCACAGGCGGTACCGCAGGGAAATACCCCGGGCGGGTCGGCGACAGCCCCATCGTTGGCGCCGGTAGCTACGCCGACGACGCCCTCGGCGGATGCTCTGCCACGGGCTATGGCGAGGGGATCCTCAAGGCCGTCGCCAGCTACCGCGCGAGCGCACTTGCCAGCGCTCAAGGGCCTCGCGTCGCCGCGGATGCGCTGGTGGCAGAGCTCGCGTCGCGCTGGCAGGCGCCCGCTGGCTTGATCGTGATCGGCCACGACGGTCGCCTCGCCTGGTCTCGCAGCACCACGACGATGAGCTGGGCCGCTGCATGGGCGGGCGCGGAGACCGAAAGCGGCTTCTAG
- a CDS encoding SUMF1/EgtB/PvdO family nonheme iron enzyme: MLLGSAAGACKDPAPRSELTPPPKASKAPPVVAGPAPMCTFEPVSEIEAETQAASELCFTPLVSVEPAADADGGTAQPEGPDGDELNPACPPEMVLVEGEYCPKVKQVCKRYLDSGFLSHHRCAEFDEHPVCQSKEKQYMRFCIDRDEYVAPTPPGKEADDLPLVDQSWVMAREICSNLGKRLCFEAEWEFACEGEEMLPYPYGFKRNSKICNFDQTDLEYKGKLRDLRKRAPDLPECVSPFGVRNMVGNVDEWTHRDGRQHPWRAALRGGWWLAGRNNCRAATTGHDEYYHGAQTGFRCCGAAR, translated from the coding sequence GTGCTGCTGGGCTCCGCTGCTGGGGCCTGCAAAGACCCTGCGCCGCGCTCCGAGCTCACGCCTCCCCCCAAAGCCAGCAAGGCGCCCCCCGTCGTTGCTGGCCCAGCGCCGATGTGCACCTTCGAACCGGTCAGCGAGATCGAAGCCGAGACCCAGGCAGCCAGCGAGTTGTGCTTCACGCCGCTCGTCAGCGTCGAACCAGCTGCAGACGCCGACGGTGGCACCGCCCAACCCGAAGGGCCCGATGGAGACGAGCTGAACCCGGCTTGTCCGCCTGAGATGGTGCTCGTCGAAGGCGAGTACTGCCCAAAGGTCAAGCAGGTCTGCAAGCGCTACCTCGACTCCGGCTTCCTCTCCCACCATCGCTGCGCAGAGTTCGACGAGCACCCCGTGTGTCAGTCGAAGGAAAAGCAGTACATGCGCTTCTGCATCGACCGCGACGAGTACGTCGCGCCGACGCCGCCCGGCAAGGAAGCCGACGATTTGCCCCTGGTCGATCAATCGTGGGTGATGGCGCGAGAGATCTGCTCGAACCTCGGCAAGCGCCTGTGCTTCGAGGCCGAATGGGAGTTCGCCTGCGAGGGCGAGGAGATGCTCCCGTATCCCTACGGATTCAAGCGAAACAGCAAGATCTGCAACTTCGACCAGACCGACCTGGAGTACAAGGGCAAGCTCCGCGACCTGCGCAAGCGTGCTCCAGACCTACCGGAGTGCGTCAGCCCCTTCGGAGTGCGAAACATGGTCGGCAACGTCGACGAGTGGACGCACCGCGATGGGCGCCAGCACCCTTGGCGCGCGGCGCTCCGAGGCGGCTGGTGGTTAGCCGGTCGCAACAATTGCCGCGCGGCAACCACGGGGCACGACGAGTACTACCACGGCGCACAGACCGGCTTTCGGTGCTGCGGGGCTGCGCGCTGA
- a CDS encoding L-lysine 6-transaminase produces the protein MYKQLTVSPTEVHDTLRRHMLVDGYPMVVDLEHSKGSIVRDARTGKEYLDFFSFFASNPIGLNHPGMSDELIRDRLTRAAVTKVSNADYYTSFMAEFVATLERTAAPAELPYYFFVDGGALAVENAMKTAFDWKVRKNLARGKGELGKQIMHLRHAFHGRSGYTLSVTNTDPVKTQYFPQFDWPRIENPAIRFPLDAQNLAETEAAEQRALAQARQYFAERGDDIAAILIEPIQAEGGDNHFRVEFLKALRELADEHEALLIFDEVQTGLGLTGSWWAFQQFGVVPDIVCFAKKMQVGGIFVSKRIDDVEQHVFKKSSRINSTWGASLVDMVRCTRILEIMEEDKVLENVQQRGAELLSGLEAIQSRFSGRITNARGRGLMCAIDLPDTETRHKVIRAAFEDGMVVLPCGQRTVRFRPTLTVKQEVIADGVKRLEHAISTVLAV, from the coding sequence GTGTACAAGCAACTCACCGTCTCTCCCACCGAGGTCCACGACACGCTGCGTCGCCACATGCTGGTCGACGGTTATCCGATGGTCGTGGACCTGGAGCACAGCAAGGGCTCCATCGTGCGCGACGCTCGTACTGGCAAGGAGTACCTCGACTTCTTCAGCTTCTTCGCGTCGAACCCGATTGGTCTGAATCACCCTGGGATGAGTGACGAGCTAATTCGTGATCGGTTGACCCGCGCCGCCGTCACGAAGGTCAGTAACGCAGACTACTACACGTCATTCATGGCGGAGTTCGTGGCGACGCTCGAGCGCACCGCCGCGCCGGCGGAGCTGCCGTATTACTTCTTCGTCGACGGCGGCGCACTCGCCGTGGAGAACGCGATGAAGACGGCCTTCGACTGGAAGGTGCGCAAGAACCTAGCGCGCGGGAAGGGCGAGCTGGGCAAGCAGATCATGCACCTGCGGCACGCGTTCCACGGACGCTCTGGTTACACGCTGAGCGTCACGAATACGGACCCGGTCAAGACCCAGTACTTCCCGCAGTTCGACTGGCCCCGCATCGAAAACCCGGCAATTCGCTTCCCTCTCGACGCACAGAACCTCGCAGAGACGGAGGCCGCCGAGCAGCGCGCGCTGGCGCAAGCGCGGCAGTACTTCGCGGAACGTGGCGACGACATCGCGGCGATCTTGATTGAGCCCATTCAAGCCGAGGGCGGCGATAACCACTTCCGTGTGGAATTCCTCAAGGCGCTCCGCGAGCTGGCTGACGAACACGAAGCGCTGCTGATCTTCGACGAAGTGCAGACCGGGCTCGGACTCACCGGCAGCTGGTGGGCTTTCCAGCAGTTCGGCGTGGTGCCCGACATCGTGTGCTTCGCCAAGAAGATGCAGGTCGGCGGGATCTTCGTCAGCAAGCGCATCGACGACGTCGAGCAGCATGTGTTCAAGAAGTCGTCGCGCATCAACAGCACCTGGGGCGCATCCCTCGTAGACATGGTGCGCTGCACGCGGATCCTCGAGATCATGGAAGAGGACAAGGTCTTGGAGAACGTGCAGCAGCGGGGCGCGGAGCTATTGAGCGGGCTGGAGGCGATTCAGAGTCGTTTCTCCGGTCGCATCACGAATGCCCGCGGCCGAGGGCTGATGTGCGCGATTGATCTCCCCGACACTGAAACTCGGCACAAGGTGATCCGCGCCGCGTTCGAAGACGGCATGGTCGTGTTGCCTTGCGGACAGCGCACGGTCCGCTTCCGTCCAACGCTGACGGTCAAGCAGGAGGTCATCGCCGACGGCGTGAAACGCCTGGAGCACGCGATCTCCACGGTGCTGGCCGTATAG
- a CDS encoding zf-TFIIB domain-containing protein, producing the protein MDCPKCRSELIEVEYAGVTVDRCEACAGIWFDALELDALLRAKGAETIDSGNAQLGKQHNTNDRIKCPRCTTQMLRMVDPGQPHIWFEQCSACGGSFFDAGEFRDLKQHTISDFFKRLFAKPRM; encoded by the coding sequence GTGGACTGTCCCAAGTGTCGTTCAGAGCTGATTGAGGTCGAGTATGCCGGTGTCACGGTGGATCGCTGTGAAGCGTGCGCCGGGATTTGGTTCGACGCCCTCGAGCTCGACGCGTTGCTGCGTGCCAAAGGCGCTGAGACGATCGACAGCGGCAACGCCCAGCTCGGCAAGCAGCACAACACCAACGACCGTATCAAATGCCCCCGCTGCACGACTCAGATGCTGCGCATGGTGGACCCCGGTCAGCCTCACATCTGGTTCGAGCAATGTTCGGCGTGTGGTGGTTCGTTCTTCGACGCAGGTGAGTTCCGCGATTTGAAGCAGCACACCATCAGCGACTTCTTCAAGCGGCTGTTCGCCAAACCCCGTATGTGA
- a CDS encoding protein kinase, producing the protein MGQVVRSPRGWGYEVRAHIGGGHFGAVFDCHGPFDQPFALKVMMPANRPYAQVRREWLEEARRLWQLRHPNIVYVHDYFEREGLFYLVLERCDHSLEDMLGQPLTDKLVIQLTRQLLFAMQYLIDHEIVHNDIHAGNILIVHGKEPVPKFSDFGIAQDLYGRSGVRPPIVNNRIMAPEVALGGYSTAQSDLYQLGLLMFGMYTGQPPLDLEAGYDEVIRQIREGVPRRRAEALGSPLGSVISVLLRRHEQYRFNTPAQVWDELRKLDAWRGPVQSGLMPPPEPAADEDAGPLSQRPALRQSGLTQRSMPAVHLPAETQAPSGPHSAGPPTPRTDESDPLATDEATSGRGHTWRPPEPAPRTPRELPPPTPRDPSLSDPGLSDAYAARAPLGSQSDAAPATPRTPETEEVAPLTPRLE; encoded by the coding sequence GTGGGTCAAGTCGTGCGCTCCCCCCGCGGGTGGGGCTACGAGGTGCGCGCACACATTGGCGGCGGGCACTTCGGGGCGGTGTTCGACTGTCACGGGCCGTTCGACCAGCCGTTCGCGCTGAAGGTGATGATGCCGGCGAACCGCCCCTACGCTCAGGTGCGTCGGGAGTGGCTCGAGGAGGCGCGACGCCTGTGGCAGCTGCGACACCCGAACATCGTGTACGTGCACGATTACTTCGAGCGAGAGGGGCTGTTCTACCTCGTGCTCGAGCGCTGTGACCACAGCCTGGAAGACATGCTGGGGCAGCCGCTGACGGACAAGCTCGTGATTCAGCTGACTCGCCAGCTGTTGTTCGCGATGCAGTACCTGATCGACCACGAGATCGTGCATAACGATATCCATGCGGGAAATATCCTGATCGTGCACGGCAAGGAGCCAGTGCCGAAGTTCAGCGATTTTGGCATCGCTCAGGATCTCTACGGTCGCTCCGGGGTGCGGCCGCCGATCGTGAACAATCGCATCATGGCGCCCGAGGTGGCGCTCGGAGGCTACTCGACCGCTCAGAGTGACCTCTACCAGCTCGGTCTCTTGATGTTCGGCATGTACACCGGTCAGCCGCCCCTCGACCTCGAGGCAGGCTACGACGAGGTGATTCGCCAAATCCGTGAAGGCGTTCCGCGTCGCCGCGCGGAAGCGCTTGGTTCGCCACTGGGCAGCGTGATCAGCGTGCTCTTGCGGCGCCACGAGCAATATCGCTTCAATACTCCCGCGCAAGTTTGGGATGAGCTCAGGAAGCTGGATGCGTGGCGCGGCCCAGTGCAAAGCGGACTCATGCCACCCCCGGAGCCTGCAGCGGACGAGGACGCGGGACCGCTCTCACAGCGACCAGCCCTGCGCCAGAGTGGCCTCACGCAGCGCAGTATGCCTGCCGTCCACTTGCCCGCGGAGACGCAGGCGCCGTCCGGCCCTCACAGCGCCGGGCCCCCGACGCCACGCACGGACGAGAGCGACCCTCTAGCGACTGATGAGGCAACCAGCGGTCGGGGTCATACCTGGCGCCCCCCGGAGCCCGCACCCAGGACACCCCGGGAGCTCCCGCCGCCAACTCCCCGCGACCCCTCACTCTCTGACCCAGGGCTGTCTGACGCCTATGCCGCGCGCGCGCCGCTCGGAAGTCAGTCCGACGCGGCTCCCGCGACGCCGCGTACTCCCGAGACAGAAGAGGTCGCGCCGCTGACGCCCCGTCTCGAGTGA
- a CDS encoding FixH family protein yields MAPSISGALTRHPGRQRFSRSLRLLVPLATSALLLGACSSDSDDPSGSGGTGNSEFSCKHATDTYSVGLSKMSSKAMFEVMLMDADPAPPAKLANTWMVHVKDASGNNVSGATLSVNPNMPDHGHGSTQTTVVTDMGDGMYQLTPVYMQMAGYWAVPITVTMGADTDTAQFDFCIAP; encoded by the coding sequence ATGGCTCCCTCGATCTCAGGCGCTCTCACTCGTCACCCCGGCCGACAGCGTTTCTCACGTAGCCTGCGCTTGCTCGTCCCCCTCGCCACCTCGGCGCTGCTGCTGGGCGCTTGCAGCAGCGATTCCGACGACCCAAGTGGCAGCGGGGGCACGGGCAACAGCGAGTTCAGCTGCAAGCACGCCACGGACACCTACAGCGTGGGTCTGTCCAAGATGAGCTCGAAGGCGATGTTCGAGGTGATGCTGATGGATGCCGACCCAGCGCCCCCGGCCAAGCTAGCCAACACCTGGATGGTCCACGTGAAGGACGCCAGCGGAAATAACGTTTCAGGCGCAACGCTGAGCGTGAATCCGAACATGCCCGACCACGGGCACGGCAGCACGCAGACCACGGTCGTCACCGATATGGGCGACGGCATGTACCAGCTCACCCCCGTCTACATGCAAATGGCCGGGTACTGGGCAGTCCCGATCACCGTGACGATGGGCGCTGACACCGACACCGCCCAGTTCGATTTCTGCATCGCGCCCTGA
- a CDS encoding AMP-binding protein has product MTDTIVARLFEQAKKRGAAPAYFAKEEGSWKKTSYADYAEQVKTAGKALMALGLGKDSKVSILGFNRPEWVIFDLAAMAIGGAPAGIYTTCSPVEVRYIVDHSESPVVLLENLEQWKKIEAEKANMPLLKHAVMMRGAPKIDDPMVLSWEEFLAKAESVSDDDFFAAMHALEPNQLATLIYTSGTTGPPKGVMLSHENLAWTSKVAVEINDTRPSDCSVSYLPLSHIAESMFTIHAPITSGSHVYFAESIDALPENLKEVQPTVFFGVPRIWEKFHAGIEAKLKDAKGVKKSLVQWARGVGERASAVKMRGETPSGVLGMQYNLANKLIFSKLKPAIGLGRARVCVSGAAPISKEVLEFFAGLDIIVQEVYGQSEDTGPTSYNLRNQAKFGSVGPVLKGCEVKIAEDGEILVKGPNVFLGYFKDADATASTLIDGYLHSGDLGEIDREGFLHITGRKKDIIITAGGKNITPKNIESAIKNDSMVTEAVVIGDRRKFLSALITVDPDVAKQLDSGKAAHESDAVRKHLQTVIDDVNTQVAKVETIKRFTVLPRQLTIEDGELTPTLKVKRNKVNEHFADAIEAMYAD; this is encoded by the coding sequence ATGACCGACACCATCGTTGCGCGCCTATTCGAGCAAGCCAAGAAGCGGGGCGCCGCTCCAGCCTACTTCGCCAAGGAGGAAGGCAGCTGGAAGAAGACGAGCTACGCCGACTACGCCGAGCAAGTGAAGACCGCGGGAAAGGCGCTGATGGCGCTAGGCCTCGGCAAGGACAGCAAGGTCAGCATCCTCGGCTTCAACCGCCCGGAGTGGGTGATCTTCGATCTCGCTGCAATGGCGATCGGGGGCGCTCCCGCGGGGATCTACACGACCTGCTCGCCCGTCGAAGTTCGGTACATCGTCGACCACTCCGAGTCCCCAGTCGTCTTGCTGGAGAACCTTGAGCAGTGGAAGAAGATCGAGGCCGAGAAGGCCAACATGCCGCTCTTGAAGCACGCGGTAATGATGCGCGGTGCTCCCAAGATCGACGACCCGATGGTGCTCAGCTGGGAGGAATTCCTGGCGAAGGCCGAGTCCGTCAGTGATGACGACTTCTTCGCGGCCATGCACGCGCTCGAGCCGAATCAGCTCGCCACGCTGATCTATACGTCTGGCACCACCGGGCCGCCGAAGGGCGTGATGCTGAGTCACGAAAACCTCGCTTGGACCTCCAAGGTCGCGGTGGAGATCAACGACACGCGACCAAGCGACTGCTCGGTCAGCTACCTACCCCTGAGCCACATCGCCGAGTCGATGTTCACCATCCATGCGCCCATCACCTCGGGCTCCCATGTGTACTTCGCCGAGAGCATCGACGCGCTGCCAGAGAACTTGAAGGAGGTGCAGCCTACCGTGTTCTTCGGTGTCCCGCGTATCTGGGAGAAATTCCACGCGGGAATCGAGGCAAAGCTCAAGGACGCAAAGGGCGTGAAGAAGAGCTTGGTGCAGTGGGCGCGCGGAGTCGGTGAGCGAGCGAGCGCCGTAAAGATGCGCGGGGAGACGCCGAGCGGCGTGCTCGGCATGCAGTACAACCTCGCGAACAAGCTGATCTTCTCCAAGCTGAAGCCGGCTATCGGCCTCGGTCGCGCGCGCGTATGCGTGAGCGGTGCCGCGCCGATCTCCAAGGAGGTGTTGGAGTTCTTCGCTGGGCTCGACATCATCGTGCAAGAGGTCTACGGGCAAAGTGAGGATACCGGCCCCACCAGCTACAACCTGCGCAACCAAGCCAAGTTCGGCAGCGTTGGGCCGGTGCTGAAGGGCTGTGAAGTGAAGATCGCCGAAGACGGTGAGATCCTGGTCAAGGGACCCAACGTGTTCCTCGGCTACTTCAAGGATGCCGATGCGACCGCTTCCACGCTGATCGACGGTTACCTGCACTCGGGCGACCTGGGCGAAATCGACCGTGAAGGCTTCTTGCACATCACGGGGCGCAAGAAGGACATCATCATCACCGCGGGCGGCAAGAACATCACGCCCAAGAACATCGAATCGGCGATCAAGAACGACTCGATGGTCACCGAGGCAGTGGTGATTGGTGATCGGCGTAAGTTCCTGAGCGCGCTCATCACTGTCGATCCCGATGTCGCCAAGCAGCTCGACTCAGGCAAGGCGGCCCATGAGTCCGATGCCGTGCGGAAGCATCTGCAGACAGTGATCGATGACGTGAACACCCAGGTCGCGAAGGTGGAGACCATCAAGCGTTTCACCGTGTTGCCGCGTCAGCTGACCATCGAAGATGGCGAGCTCACGCCGACGCTCAAGGTGAAGCGCAACAAGGTCAACGAGCACTTCGCCGACGCAATCGAAGCGATGTACGCCGACTGA
- a CDS encoding enoyl-CoA hydratase/isomerase family protein, which yields MSEVRVDQQGHVAWVILDQLARRNAMNQGMWRQLARVAGELNQASDVRCVVLRGAGEEAFVSGADISEFHGLRSDPGLAREYDRTTDGAFAALLQLDVPVLSCIHGFCVGGGLAIALCTDIRYASEDARFALPPARLGIGYGLTNLQNALRVLPPATAKELFFTARQLGAEEAQRLGLVSHVLPKAELDAHVAEVARKICDNAPLTLRAAKSGIRALTTGDASLLVRAQGQIDACFSSQDYAEGISAFLEKRRPGFRGE from the coding sequence ATGAGCGAAGTGCGCGTCGACCAGCAGGGGCATGTGGCTTGGGTGATCCTGGATCAGCTTGCTCGGCGCAACGCGATGAATCAGGGCATGTGGCGACAGCTTGCAAGGGTAGCCGGCGAGCTGAACCAAGCGAGCGACGTGCGCTGCGTGGTCTTACGCGGGGCTGGGGAAGAGGCCTTCGTCAGCGGGGCGGACATCAGCGAGTTCCACGGTTTGCGTTCTGACCCCGGCCTGGCGCGTGAGTACGATCGCACCACGGACGGGGCGTTTGCTGCGTTGCTGCAGCTGGATGTGCCCGTGCTCAGCTGCATTCATGGCTTCTGTGTGGGGGGAGGCCTGGCGATCGCGCTGTGTACGGACATCCGATATGCGTCAGAGGACGCGCGCTTCGCGCTTCCGCCGGCGCGACTGGGGATCGGCTACGGTCTGACGAACCTCCAGAACGCCCTGCGAGTGCTTCCGCCGGCGACGGCGAAGGAACTTTTTTTTACCGCGCGGCAATTGGGCGCGGAGGAGGCGCAGCGCCTGGGCCTGGTATCTCACGTGCTCCCCAAGGCCGAACTCGACGCGCATGTGGCGGAGGTGGCCCGGAAGATCTGCGACAACGCACCGCTCACGTTGCGCGCCGCGAAGAGCGGGATCCGCGCGCTCACCACGGGGGACGCGTCGCTCTTGGTTCGCGCCCAGGGTCAGATTGACGCGTGTTTTTCGAGCCAGGACTACGCAGAGGGCATTTCCGCCTTCTTGGAGAAGCGGCGCCCTGGATTTCGCGGCGAATAG
- a CDS encoding PEGA domain-containing protein, with protein MSRTVETPRDASVFIDEEYVGPLGFVAVRGVRLPVGEHRITVQKEGYFPWDQLVVADREPIQLEVVLEPIPD; from the coding sequence ATGTCTCGCACCGTGGAGACGCCGCGAGATGCCTCGGTGTTCATTGACGAGGAGTACGTCGGCCCCCTCGGCTTCGTCGCCGTGCGCGGCGTGCGTCTACCCGTGGGTGAGCACCGAATCACCGTCCAGAAGGAAGGCTACTTCCCCTGGGACCAGTTGGTCGTCGCCGACCGCGAGCCCATCCAACTCGAAGTGGTCCTGGAACCGATTCCAGACTGA
- the guaA gene encoding glutamine-hydrolyzing GMP synthase produces the protein MTTSHATAHPDRQVVLILDYGSQYTQLIARRIRESHVYCEIHPGTLKLEEIRAIGANAIILSGGPDSVYGEHAPKSDPGVFDLGVPVLGICYGQQLMALQLGGKVEGSEHREYGPAKLEVDECVGIFRPFPQGEKLDVWMSHGDRLTQLPKGFRQLAHSPGAPHAGIGDPERKLYGIQFHPEVVHTPRGRELLEAFLFDLAGLEPSWTPGSFVDEAIEAVRSKVADDEHVICGLSGGVDSSVAALLCHKALGDRLTCIFVDNGLLRQNEARAVEQMMGDHFHLNLVCVDAREEFLSQLKGVTDPEQKRKIIGRVFIEVFEKHAAEVQNAKYLVQGTLYPDVIESVSVKGPSAVIKSHHNVGGLPERMKLSLIEPLRELFKDEVRAVGEAMGMPHHVVWRQPFPGPGLAVRCLGEVTEPRLAVLRQADAIVDEEVRKAGLYGQLWQSFAVLLPVRSVGVMGDDRTYDETCVIRAIHSTDGMTGDWARLPHDLLASMSSRIINEVKGINRVAYDISSKPPATIEWE, from the coding sequence ATGACGACTTCTCACGCCACCGCACACCCGGACCGCCAAGTCGTTCTGATCCTCGACTACGGCTCCCAATACACTCAGCTCATCGCGCGACGCATCCGCGAGAGCCACGTCTACTGCGAGATCCACCCCGGCACGTTGAAGCTCGAGGAGATCCGCGCCATCGGCGCCAACGCGATCATCCTGAGCGGCGGCCCCGACAGCGTCTACGGAGAACACGCCCCGAAGAGCGATCCTGGCGTCTTCGACCTCGGAGTTCCGGTGCTCGGCATCTGCTACGGACAGCAGCTGATGGCGCTGCAGCTCGGTGGCAAGGTGGAGGGCAGCGAGCACCGCGAGTACGGCCCAGCGAAGCTCGAGGTCGATGAGTGCGTCGGCATCTTCCGCCCGTTTCCCCAGGGAGAAAAGCTTGACGTCTGGATGAGCCACGGAGACCGGTTGACCCAGCTCCCCAAGGGCTTCCGCCAGCTGGCGCACTCCCCAGGAGCACCCCACGCCGGCATCGGCGACCCCGAGCGCAAGCTGTACGGCATTCAGTTCCACCCCGAGGTGGTCCACACGCCTCGCGGCCGCGAGCTGTTGGAGGCGTTCCTCTTCGACTTGGCCGGGCTCGAGCCGTCGTGGACGCCGGGCTCCTTCGTGGACGAAGCCATCGAGGCGGTGCGCTCCAAGGTGGCCGACGACGAGCACGTGATTTGCGGACTGTCAGGTGGCGTCGACTCCAGCGTTGCGGCGCTGCTCTGCCACAAAGCGCTCGGCGATCGCCTCACCTGCATCTTCGTGGACAACGGCCTGCTTCGGCAGAACGAGGCGCGCGCAGTCGAGCAGATGATGGGCGACCACTTCCACCTGAACCTGGTGTGCGTGGACGCGCGTGAAGAGTTCTTGAGTCAGCTCAAGGGCGTCACCGATCCGGAGCAAAAACGCAAAATCATCGGTCGCGTGTTCATCGAGGTCTTCGAGAAGCACGCCGCCGAGGTGCAGAACGCCAAGTACTTGGTGCAAGGCACGCTCTACCCCGACGTGATCGAGAGCGTGAGCGTCAAGGGACCGAGCGCCGTGATCAAGAGCCACCACAACGTCGGTGGCTTGCCAGAGCGCATGAAGCTCTCGCTGATCGAGCCCTTGCGTGAGCTCTTCAAGGACGAGGTGCGCGCCGTGGGTGAAGCCATGGGCATGCCCCATCACGTCGTGTGGCGTCAGCCCTTCCCCGGCCCTGGCCTCGCCGTACGTTGCCTCGGGGAAGTGACTGAGCCACGCCTCGCGGTGCTGCGCCAGGCCGATGCCATCGTCGACGAAGAGGTGCGCAAAGCCGGGCTCTACGGCCAGCTGTGGCAGTCCTTCGCCGTGCTGCTCCCCGTGCGCTCCGTCGGCGTGATGGGCGACGACCGCACCTACGACGAGACCTGCGTGATTCGCGCCATTCACTCCACAGACGGCATGACCGGCGACTGGGCGCGGCTACCTCATGATTTGCTGGCCTCGATGAGCTCGCGCATCATCAACGAGGTCAAAGGCATCAACCGCGTGGCTTACGACATCAGCAGCAAGCCGCCCGCCACGATCGAGTGGGAGTGA